In the Campylobacter showae genome, one interval contains:
- the cysS gene encoding cysteine--tRNA ligase, producing MQIFDSVKRKKVEFEPVKSDFVRIYVCGPTVYDDAHLGHAKSAISFDLLRRTLSELGYKVKFVRNYTDIDDKILKKMAESGESLKAITDRYTASYERDMSALNVLEPDVKPKATQTLKEMTEYIEILLKNGFAYEIAGDGIYFDTAKDAEYLSLSGKFDTEANVARVVSSDEKKDEKDFVLWKFDEKWYESPFGRGRPGWHTECVAMIKKHLSSGEKFEIDIHAGGLDLLFPHHENEAAQCRCAERKSLAKYWLHNGFIQINNEKMSKSLGNSFFVKDALELNLGEAVRFYLISSHYRANFNFSEDDLNAAKKRLDKIYRLKKRVLGAAANLNANDKFKSEFMSAMGDDLNTSKALASVDEFVRSANDELDANPKDKAKKGEIAANLELIARVLGILQVDVFEYFQFGVSDEKRAYIEDLINQRNEAKAAKNYELSDKIRDMLAANGISLMDTPDGCMWEKI from the coding sequence ATGCAAATTTTTGATAGCGTAAAGAGAAAAAAAGTAGAATTTGAGCCCGTAAAAAGCGACTTTGTACGCATTTACGTCTGCGGGCCGACGGTTTATGACGATGCGCACTTAGGACACGCCAAAAGCGCAATTAGCTTTGATCTGCTTAGACGCACGCTAAGCGAGCTTGGCTACAAGGTCAAATTCGTGCGAAACTACACCGACATCGATGATAAAATTTTAAAAAAGATGGCCGAAAGCGGCGAGAGTCTAAAAGCGATCACGGATAGATACACCGCAAGCTACGAACGCGATATGAGCGCGCTTAACGTGCTTGAGCCAGACGTCAAACCAAAGGCGACGCAGACGCTAAAAGAGATGACAGAGTACATCGAAATTTTGCTAAAAAACGGCTTTGCCTACGAGATAGCGGGCGACGGCATATACTTTGATACCGCAAAAGACGCGGAGTATCTGAGCCTGAGCGGCAAATTTGACACCGAGGCAAACGTCGCTCGCGTGGTTAGTAGCGACGAAAAAAAAGACGAAAAAGACTTCGTGCTGTGGAAATTTGACGAGAAATGGTACGAAAGTCCGTTTGGCCGCGGTCGCCCCGGCTGGCACACCGAGTGCGTCGCAATGATAAAAAAGCACCTATCTAGCGGCGAGAAATTTGAGATCGATATCCACGCGGGCGGGCTTGATCTACTCTTTCCTCATCACGAAAACGAGGCCGCGCAGTGTCGCTGCGCCGAGCGCAAAAGCCTGGCTAAATACTGGCTACACAACGGCTTTATCCAAATAAATAACGAAAAAATGAGCAAGAGCCTCGGAAATAGCTTTTTTGTTAAAGACGCGCTGGAGCTAAATTTGGGCGAGGCGGTGAGATTTTATCTGATTTCTAGCCACTACAGAGCGAATTTTAACTTTAGCGAAGATGATCTAAACGCGGCAAAAAAGCGCTTGGATAAAATTTACCGCCTAAAAAAACGAGTTCTTGGCGCGGCGGCAAATTTGAATGCAAACGATAAATTTAAAAGCGAATTTATGTCCGCGATGGGGGACGATCTAAACACCTCAAAAGCCCTTGCGAGCGTAGATGAGTTTGTCCGCAGCGCAAACGACGAGCTAGACGCAAATCCTAAAGACAAAGCCAAAAAGGGCGAAATCGCGGCAAATTTAGAGCTGATAGCGCGCGTGCTCGGCATCTTGCAAGTAGACGTGTTTGAGTATTTTCAGTTTGGCGTGAGCGACGAAAAGCGAGCCTATATCGAGGATCTGATAAATCAAAGAAACGAAGCCAAAGCGGCCAAAAACTACGAGCTATCGGATAAAATCCGCGATATGCTAGCCGCAAACGGCATCAGCCTCATGGATACGCCAGATGGCTGCATGTGGGAAAAGATATGA